Proteins encoded within one genomic window of Nonomuraea gerenzanensis:
- a CDS encoding exo-beta-N-acetylmuramidase NamZ family protein, with amino-acid sequence MPHVRTGAERLATDPALAGGARLGLITNPTGVLPDLTPTADALPAAGVKLTALFGPEHGLRGTAQAAGSEGDAVDERTGLPVYDTYQLSGEALDRVVASAGVDTLVFDIADVGTRFYTYVWTMYDLMESAARLGLRFVVLDRPNPLGGTVTEGPPLDPAFASFVGRFPLPIRHGRTVGELAGLFGLDVDLTVVTMEGWRREMSHAETGLPWVMPSVNMPTPDTALVYPGTGLVEGTNFSEGRGTTRPFELIGAPYADARFAPALAALGLPGVRFREVWFTPTFHKHAGIPVRGVQLHVHDRESFRPVLTGLSILHVARTLYPGDLRWQGPDLFLHHLWGSGTLTRCLDDGADPRELCPPPGRPEGSLLYR; translated from the coding sequence ATGCCGCACGTAAGAACCGGAGCAGAACGGCTGGCCACGGACCCCGCCCTCGCGGGCGGCGCCCGCCTCGGCCTGATCACCAACCCCACCGGAGTCCTGCCCGACCTGACCCCCACCGCCGACGCCCTCCCGGCCGCGGGGGTGAAACTGACCGCGCTGTTCGGCCCCGAGCACGGCCTGCGCGGCACCGCGCAGGCCGCCGGGTCCGAGGGCGACGCCGTGGACGAGCGGACGGGCCTGCCCGTGTACGACACCTACCAGCTGTCCGGGGAGGCCCTGGACCGCGTGGTGGCCTCCGCCGGGGTGGACACGCTGGTCTTCGACATCGCCGACGTGGGCACCCGCTTCTACACCTACGTCTGGACCATGTACGACCTGATGGAGTCGGCCGCCCGGCTCGGCCTGCGCTTCGTGGTCCTGGACCGGCCGAACCCGCTGGGCGGGACCGTGACGGAGGGGCCGCCGCTCGACCCGGCGTTCGCCAGCTTCGTGGGCCGCTTCCCGCTGCCGATCAGGCACGGCAGGACCGTGGGGGAGCTGGCCGGGCTGTTCGGGCTGGACGTGGACCTGACGGTCGTCACCATGGAGGGCTGGCGGCGCGAGATGAGCCACGCCGAGACGGGGCTGCCCTGGGTGATGCCCTCGGTCAACATGCCGACCCCGGACACCGCGCTGGTCTATCCGGGCACCGGCCTCGTCGAGGGCACGAACTTCTCCGAGGGGCGCGGCACGACCAGGCCGTTCGAGCTGATCGGGGCGCCGTACGCGGACGCCAGGTTCGCCCCGGCACTGGCCGCGCTGGGCCTGCCGGGCGTCCGGTTCAGGGAGGTGTGGTTCACGCCGACGTTCCACAAGCACGCCGGCATCCCCGTACGCGGGGTGCAGCTGCACGTGCACGACCGCGAGAGCTTCAGGCCCGTGCTGACGGGCCTGTCCATCCTGCACGTGGCCCGCACGCTCTACCCGGGCGACCTGCGCTGGCAGGGGCCTGACCTGTTCCTGCACCACCTGTGGGGGTCCGGCACCCTGACCAGGTGCCTGGATGACGGGGCCGACCCGCGCGAGCTGTGCCCGCCGCCGGGCCGCCCCGAGGGATCGCTGCTCTACCGCTGA
- a CDS encoding ABC transporter ATP-binding protein, with protein sequence MITGTGVVKTFKQRGKLLGAREVRALRGVDFAIPKGGAASFIGESGCGKTTLGRIIAGLESYDEGEIAIDGVSLSELKPKQRQPHFRKIQLIHQDPYSALNPTRTIHQTLHAPLALRARQTGRSRQWIDERAAEVLSLVGLDPGTVLSRYPHQLSGGMRQRVVIARALTVDPEMLVADEAVSMIDVSLRLGILALLKDLRERLGVSVLFITHDVATARYIGADGELYVIYRGQVVERGPVDTIIADPVHPYTQSLLSAIPVLHGLEQPGEQPVVPLESLDESRSDEGCLFARRCPFQGERCTAERPLLQVTEGVPQEHACFYPERRSVIARPMSEV encoded by the coding sequence ATGATCACCGGAACCGGGGTCGTCAAGACCTTCAAGCAGCGCGGCAAGCTGCTCGGGGCCCGCGAGGTGCGGGCGCTGCGGGGCGTGGACTTCGCGATCCCCAAGGGTGGCGCGGCCTCGTTCATCGGCGAGTCCGGGTGCGGGAAGACGACGCTGGGGCGGATCATCGCGGGGCTGGAGTCGTACGACGAGGGGGAGATCGCCATCGACGGCGTCTCGCTGTCGGAGCTGAAGCCCAAGCAGCGCCAGCCGCACTTCCGCAAGATCCAGCTGATCCACCAGGACCCGTACTCGGCCCTGAACCCGACCAGGACCATCCACCAGACGCTGCACGCGCCGCTGGCCCTGCGCGCCAGGCAGACGGGGCGCTCGCGGCAGTGGATCGACGAGCGGGCGGCCGAGGTGCTGTCGCTGGTGGGCCTGGACCCGGGCACGGTGCTGTCGCGCTACCCGCACCAGCTGTCCGGCGGCATGCGGCAGCGCGTGGTCATCGCCCGCGCGCTGACGGTGGACCCGGAGATGCTCGTCGCCGACGAGGCCGTCTCGATGATCGACGTCTCGCTCCGGCTGGGCATCCTGGCGCTGCTGAAGGACCTGCGCGAGCGGCTGGGCGTCAGCGTGCTGTTCATCACCCACGACGTGGCCACGGCCCGCTACATCGGCGCGGACGGCGAGCTGTACGTCATCTACCGCGGCCAGGTCGTCGAGCGCGGCCCGGTGGACACGATCATCGCCGACCCCGTGCACCCGTACACGCAGTCGCTGCTGTCGGCCATCCCGGTGCTGCACGGCCTGGAGCAGCCCGGCGAGCAGCCCGTGGTGCCGCTGGAGTCGCTGGACGAGAGCCGGTCCGACGAGGGCTGCCTGTTCGCCCGCCGCTGCCCGTTCCAAGGTGAGCGCTGCACCGCCGAGCGGCCGCTGCTACAGGTCACCGAGGGGGTGCCGCAGGAGCACGCGTGCTTCTACCCGGAGCGGCGCAGCGTGATCGCCCGCCCGATGAGCGAGGTCTGA
- a CDS encoding ABC transporter ATP-binding protein has translation MVKQAPGVRIGGLTVVYKTPAGELPAVRDVSLTLEPGSITGIVGESGSGKSTLALSLLNAVQPPGRIAAGSVEIDGLGDVAALRGEQLRKARGKHIGYVFQAAQNSLNPLKTVGKQLLDLGRSHGVEDLRGLVREARELLGRMGLDGARVLDSHQHELSGGMRQRVGIMLALVLNAHLVVLDEPTTALDMITQANILKIVREVHAERGLTTLVITHDIGVVAEVADRLAVMYGGRLVEQGPTRQVLGSPRHPYTRGLIRAIPRLVGDIDEAQALPGRPPTLATVPKQGCVFRERCPLRMDVCDTVDPEAVADGPRTVACHAVTVTVKEHA, from the coding sequence GTGGTCAAGCAAGCGCCGGGAGTGCGCATCGGCGGCCTGACGGTCGTCTACAAGACCCCCGCGGGCGAGCTGCCCGCCGTCCGCGACGTCAGCCTGACGCTGGAGCCCGGCTCGATCACCGGCATCGTCGGCGAGTCCGGCTCCGGCAAGTCCACGCTGGCGCTGTCGCTGCTCAACGCCGTCCAGCCGCCCGGCAGGATCGCGGCGGGCAGCGTGGAGATCGACGGTCTCGGCGACGTGGCCGCCCTGCGCGGCGAGCAGTTGCGCAAGGCGCGCGGCAAGCACATCGGGTACGTCTTCCAGGCCGCCCAGAACTCGCTCAACCCGCTCAAGACGGTCGGCAAGCAGCTGCTGGACCTGGGCCGCTCGCACGGCGTGGAGGACCTGCGCGGCCTGGTGCGCGAGGCCAGGGAGCTGCTGGGCAGGATGGGCCTGGACGGCGCCCGGGTGCTGGACTCGCACCAGCACGAGCTGTCCGGCGGCATGCGCCAGCGCGTCGGCATCATGCTGGCGCTGGTGCTCAACGCCCACCTGGTCGTGCTGGACGAGCCGACGACGGCGCTCGACATGATCACCCAGGCGAACATCCTGAAGATCGTCCGCGAGGTGCACGCCGAGCGCGGCCTGACGACGCTGGTCATCACGCACGACATCGGCGTGGTGGCCGAGGTGGCCGACCGGCTGGCGGTCATGTACGGCGGCCGGCTGGTCGAGCAGGGCCCCACCAGGCAGGTGCTCGGCTCGCCCCGCCACCCCTACACACGCGGCCTGATCAGGGCCATCCCCCGGCTCGTCGGCGACATCGACGAGGCGCAGGCGCTGCCCGGCCGGCCGCCGACGCTGGCCACGGTGCCCAAGCAGGGCTGCGTGTTCAGGGAGCGCTGCCCGCTGCGCATGGACGTGTGCGACACCGTGGACCCGGAGGCGGTGGCCGACGGCCCCAGGACCGTGGCCTGCCACGCCGTGACCGTGACCGTCAAGGAGCATGCATGA
- a CDS encoding ABC transporter permease has product MTIIARRLAGHLARGIVMILVVATITFFIVRSIPGDPVAANVQKLIEQGMSAEAAQQATRVLYGFQPQGSLWDQYLDYMTGLLTFDLGQSITHAGAPVTGVLAEAAKWTVLPVLAGTLLSFLVGIILGVYAAIKRTGKLGDVLAISGSLLHGVPQYVLGLLLSAIFATLIPILPADGPVDILYEPGFNAGYLASLFDHAVLPVATYALAAYGGWILAMKSSVVTVLGDDFILAAELRGMKRSIIFRYIARNAILPLFTILALSLGLLLGGAVFIERIFNYPGLGLLLIESITMRDYALMGGAFLIITVAIIVANIVADLFYSVIDPRVRSGEEVSA; this is encoded by the coding sequence ATGACGATCATCGCACGGCGACTCGCGGGCCACCTGGCCCGCGGGATCGTCATGATTCTCGTCGTCGCCACGATCACTTTCTTCATCGTCAGGAGCATCCCGGGCGACCCGGTGGCGGCGAACGTGCAGAAACTCATCGAGCAGGGCATGTCCGCCGAGGCGGCCCAGCAGGCCACGCGCGTGCTGTACGGCTTCCAGCCGCAGGGCTCGCTCTGGGACCAGTACCTCGACTACATGACCGGCCTGCTCACCTTCGACCTGGGCCAGTCGATCACCCACGCCGGCGCGCCGGTCACGGGCGTGCTGGCGGAAGCGGCCAAGTGGACCGTTCTACCGGTGCTGGCGGGGACGCTGCTGAGCTTCCTGGTCGGCATCATCCTGGGCGTCTACGCGGCCATCAAGCGCACGGGCAAGCTCGGCGACGTGCTGGCGATCTCCGGGTCGCTGCTGCACGGCGTGCCGCAGTACGTCCTCGGGCTGCTGCTCAGCGCGATCTTCGCGACGCTGATCCCGATCCTGCCTGCGGACGGCCCAGTGGACATCCTGTACGAGCCCGGGTTCAACGCCGGCTACCTGGCCTCGCTGTTCGACCACGCGGTGCTGCCGGTGGCGACGTACGCGCTGGCCGCGTACGGCGGGTGGATCCTGGCGATGAAGTCGAGCGTCGTCACGGTGCTCGGCGACGACTTCATCCTGGCCGCGGAGCTGCGCGGGATGAAGCGCTCGATCATCTTCAGGTACATCGCACGCAACGCGATCCTGCCGCTGTTCACGATCCTGGCGCTCTCGCTCGGCCTGCTGCTGGGCGGCGCCGTGTTCATCGAGCGCATCTTCAACTATCCCGGGCTCGGGCTGCTGCTCATCGAGAGCATCACGATGCGCGACTACGCGCTGATGGGCGGCGCGTTCCTGATCATCACGGTGGCCATCATCGTGGCGAACATCGTCGCCGACCTGTTCTACAGCGTGATCGACCCGCGAGTGCGCAGCGGGGAGGAGGTGTCGGCATGA
- a CDS encoding zinc-dependent alcohol dehydrogenase family protein: MRAWVVERPGPMASAPLRLVEREVPAPGPGEVLVRVEACGVCRTDLHLAEGDLEPRRPRTAPGHQVVGRVAGTGERVGVAWLRSTCGTCRYCVRGMENLCPRSAYTGWDADGGYAEYVVAPADYVYPLPDDRPAVELAPLLCAGIIGYRALARCDVPPGGRLGIYGFGASAHLTAQAAIAQGAVVHAVSRSAASRALALELGAASAGDRPPEPLDAAILFAPVGELVPTALEALDRGGTLAVAGIHLTDIPVLNYEKHLFQERTLRSVTANTRADGRAYLELALSHPPRVSTVPYPFTEADRALSDLAADRVNGAAVLIMG, from the coding sequence ATGCGGGCCTGGGTGGTCGAGCGGCCGGGCCCGATGGCGTCGGCGCCTCTGCGGCTCGTCGAGCGGGAGGTGCCGGCGCCCGGGCCCGGCGAGGTGCTGGTGCGGGTGGAGGCGTGCGGCGTGTGCCGTACGGACCTGCACCTGGCGGAGGGCGATCTGGAGCCGCGCCGCCCTCGCACCGCGCCCGGCCACCAGGTCGTCGGCAGGGTCGCCGGCACGGGTGAGCGGGTGGGCGTGGCGTGGCTGCGCTCCACCTGCGGCACCTGCCGGTACTGCGTGCGCGGCATGGAGAACCTGTGCCCGCGGTCGGCCTACACCGGGTGGGACGCGGACGGCGGGTACGCCGAGTACGTGGTCGCGCCCGCGGACTACGTCTATCCCCTGCCGGACGACCGGCCGGCGGTGGAGCTGGCGCCGCTGCTGTGCGCCGGGATCATCGGTTACCGGGCGCTGGCCCGGTGCGATGTGCCGCCGGGTGGGAGGCTGGGCATCTACGGGTTCGGGGCCTCGGCGCATCTGACCGCGCAGGCCGCGATCGCCCAGGGCGCCGTGGTGCACGCGGTCAGCAGGTCGGCCGCCTCGCGGGCGCTGGCGCTGGAGCTGGGCGCCGCCTCCGCCGGTGACCGGCCGCCCGAGCCGCTGGACGCCGCCATCCTGTTCGCGCCGGTGGGCGAGCTGGTGCCGACGGCGCTGGAGGCCCTCGACAGGGGCGGCACGCTGGCCGTGGCGGGCATCCACCTCACCGACATCCCGGTGCTGAACTATGAAAAGCACCTGTTCCAGGAACGTACGCTGCGGAGTGTGACCGCGAACACCAGGGCGGACGGACGGGCGTACCTGGAGCTCGCGCTGTCGCATCCGCCGCGCGTGTCGACGGTGCCGTACCCGTTCACGGAGGCCGACCGGGCGCTGAGCGACCTGGCGGCCGACCGGGTGAACGGGGCCGCCGTCCTGATCATGGGCTGA
- a CDS encoding serine hydrolase domain-containing protein, with product MSDRLEAVLADAVPRVCAAAVALIAANGSVAASAAAGELVRYTDAGGTLAADRPPARLDSIFDLASVSKLCTTVVLLRLAEEGRLGLDEPVAHWIPGTDPRITPRRLLTHTAGLPPIRRIDRELPGADAAARMAAMVRTPIGHPVGGPYLYSDVGMVMAGRLAELAGGAPLDALVRTRITDVLGLADTGYRPARADRVAATECKAERPGPGCVRGEVHDETAYALGGVAGHAGVFATAGDLLAFGEMLRRGGGPVLRPHSVAEMTRDQGAGGAPFRHGLGVRIGDPGIVGPLDGAYGHSGFTGTSLVIDPARRLTVVLLTNAVHPVRGRDGIRELRHAVASEALRLVDLNR from the coding sequence ATGAGCGACCGGCTGGAGGCGGTGCTGGCGGACGCGGTGCCGCGCGTCTGCGCGGCGGCGGTCGCCCTGATCGCCGCGAACGGCTCCGTGGCGGCCTCGGCCGCCGCCGGGGAGCTCGTCCGCTACACCGACGCCGGCGGGACCCTGGCGGCGGACCGGCCGCCCGCCCGCCTCGACTCGATCTTCGACCTGGCCTCGGTCAGCAAGCTCTGCACCACGGTCGTGCTGCTCCGGCTGGCCGAGGAGGGGCGGCTGGGCCTGGACGAGCCGGTCGCCCACTGGATCCCCGGGACCGATCCGCGGATCACGCCGCGCCGCCTGCTCACCCACACGGCGGGCCTGCCCCCGATCCGCCGGATCGACAGGGAACTGCCCGGCGCGGACGCCGCCGCGCGGATGGCGGCCATGGTCCGCACACCGATCGGCCACCCGGTCGGCGGCCCCTACCTCTACAGCGACGTCGGCATGGTGATGGCCGGCCGGCTGGCCGAGCTGGCCGGGGGCGCGCCGCTGGACGCGCTGGTCCGCACCCGGATCACGGACGTGCTGGGGCTCGCGGACACGGGCTACCGCCCCGCCCGCGCGGACCGGGTCGCCGCCACCGAGTGCAAGGCCGAGCGGCCAGGGCCCGGTTGCGTGCGGGGCGAGGTGCACGACGAGACCGCGTACGCGCTGGGCGGCGTGGCCGGGCACGCCGGCGTGTTCGCCACCGCCGGCGACCTGCTGGCCTTCGGCGAGATGCTGCGGCGCGGCGGCGGGCCCGTGCTGCGCCCGCACAGCGTGGCCGAGATGACGCGCGACCAGGGGGCCGGGGGCGCACCCTTCCGGCACGGGCTGGGCGTGCGGATCGGCGACCCCGGCATCGTGGGGCCGCTGGACGGCGCGTACGGCCACTCGGGCTTCACCGGCACCTCGCTGGTGATCGACCCCGCCCGCCGCCTGACCGTGGTGCTGCTGACGAACGCCGTGCATCCCGTACGGGGCCGCGACGGCATCAGGGAGCTACGGCACGCGGTGGCTTCCGAGGCGCTGCGACTGGTTGACCTCAACCGTTGA
- a CDS encoding ABC transporter permease, translating into MSVLLESSSTSAAMRRNFWAGVWRVMKRKPSRLVGAALMAGFAFMGVFGPMFYPDPLPRDPNLLTRPPSWEHWLGTDDQGRDVVALVVTGSRYVLLAALVTAVITVVVGTGIGLFSGFKRGRWDTVLMRLTDMKLTIPGLPLLLVLSTVWKFSSAVQMGLVLGLLSWGGVARAVRSQTLSLRERGFIEAARGLGLSTTHIVGKELLPSMAPYIAMNMLIAITGGVYAQVGLFFLGVLPYESNNWGQMLNTAVFRSGALTVPSALGFLLGPLLAILLLTLAIVLVVDAMDEIFNPRLREE; encoded by the coding sequence ATGAGCGTGCTCCTGGAGAGCTCCTCGACCAGCGCCGCCATGCGCCGCAACTTCTGGGCGGGCGTGTGGCGGGTGATGAAGCGCAAGCCCAGCCGCCTGGTGGGCGCGGCGCTCATGGCGGGCTTCGCGTTCATGGGCGTGTTCGGGCCGATGTTCTACCCCGACCCGCTGCCCCGTGATCCGAACCTGCTCACCAGGCCGCCGAGCTGGGAGCACTGGCTGGGCACCGACGACCAGGGCCGCGACGTGGTCGCGCTGGTGGTCACCGGTTCCCGGTACGTGCTGCTGGCCGCGCTCGTCACCGCCGTCATCACGGTGGTCGTGGGCACCGGCATCGGGCTGTTCTCCGGCTTCAAGCGGGGCCGCTGGGACACCGTGCTGATGCGGCTGACGGACATGAAGCTGACCATCCCCGGCCTGCCGCTGCTGCTGGTGCTGTCCACGGTGTGGAAGTTCAGCAGCGCCGTGCAGATGGGCCTGGTGCTGGGGCTGCTGAGCTGGGGCGGCGTGGCCAGGGCCGTGCGGTCGCAGACGTTGTCCCTGCGCGAGCGGGGGTTCATCGAGGCGGCGCGCGGGCTGGGGCTGTCCACCACGCACATCGTGGGCAAGGAGCTGCTGCCGAGCATGGCGCCGTACATCGCGATGAACATGCTCATCGCGATCACCGGCGGCGTGTACGCGCAGGTGGGGCTCTTCTTCCTGGGCGTGCTGCCGTACGAGTCGAACAACTGGGGCCAGATGCTCAACACGGCCGTGTTCCGCTCCGGCGCCCTGACGGTGCCCAGCGCGCTGGGGTTCCTGCTCGGACCGCTGCTGGCGATCCTGCTGCTGACCCTGGCCATCGTGCTCGTGGTGGACGCCATGGACGAGATCTTCAACCCCCGGCTGCGCGAGGAGTAG
- the murQ gene encoding N-acetylmuramic acid 6-phosphate etherase, which translates to MIEPLPELSTEQNDPRYSQIDRLPTERIARLMNQADAAVPAAVAVAIPAISAAIDAIAERMAAGGRLFYVGAGTSGRLAVLDASECPPTFGTDPSLVQGVIAGGPDALTRSVEGAEDDAEAGAAALKDLKVGPLDSVVGVSASGRAPFVLGALAEAASRGALTVGLSCNDDAPLSAAAEHAIEVVVGPEVVTGSTRLKAGTAQKLVLNMISTISMVKLGRTYGNKMIEMSAMNSKLAGRAMRIVADITGADRETAGAALDAAGGQAKVAVLMIRHGLDADGARALLQSHGERLSDALSG; encoded by the coding sequence ATGATTGAGCCGCTGCCCGAGCTGTCCACCGAGCAGAACGATCCCCGCTACAGCCAGATCGACCGGCTGCCGACCGAGCGGATCGCCCGTCTGATGAACCAGGCCGACGCCGCCGTGCCCGCCGCCGTGGCGGTGGCCATCCCGGCGATCTCGGCCGCCATCGACGCGATCGCCGAGCGGATGGCCGCCGGAGGGCGGCTGTTCTACGTCGGCGCCGGCACGTCGGGGCGGCTGGCCGTGCTCGACGCCAGCGAGTGCCCGCCCACGTTCGGCACCGACCCGTCGCTGGTGCAGGGGGTGATCGCGGGCGGGCCCGACGCGCTGACCCGCTCCGTGGAGGGGGCGGAGGACGACGCGGAGGCGGGCGCCGCCGCGCTGAAGGACCTGAAGGTGGGACCGCTCGACTCGGTGGTGGGCGTGTCCGCCAGCGGGCGGGCCCCTTTCGTGCTGGGCGCGCTGGCGGAGGCCGCGAGCCGCGGCGCGCTCACCGTCGGCCTGTCCTGCAATGACGACGCGCCGCTGTCGGCCGCCGCCGAGCACGCGATCGAGGTGGTCGTGGGCCCCGAGGTGGTGACCGGCTCCACCCGGCTGAAGGCCGGCACGGCGCAGAAGCTCGTGCTGAACATGATCTCCACGATCTCGATGGTCAAGCTGGGCCGCACGTACGGCAACAAGATGATCGAGATGTCGGCCATGAACAGCAAGCTCGCCGGGCGGGCCATGCGCATCGTCGCCGACATCACCGGCGCCGACCGCGAGACGGCGGGCGCGGCGCTGGACGCGGCGGGCGGGCAGGCGAAGGTCGCGGTGCTGATGATCCGGCACGGGCTCGACGCCGACGGCGCCCGCGCGCTGCTGCAGTCGCACGGGGAGCGCCTCAGCGACGCGCTCAGCGGCTGA
- a CDS encoding ABC transporter substrate-binding protein, whose amino-acid sequence MKRLAAVVALLGLASATAACSGGGTTNTSGSGGGGGGGLFTTIDVTRPGLDASGPANPWAPKGNSFQGYNAMKLGWVKNHLTDPNQFYPGIAAKWEIAPDNSSITIHLQPNGKWSDGKPVVAEDVRTSIGLAYTTGSTAFAITPGAAGAAAEVTVVDDKTVKVTQDMSNPSMKFARGVMDTWVVPAHVWGSILPANFWDTLKTSRGDGADAEKAREEILALGQKVLAFAPPKDVSAGPFVLERVNPGEALLLKNKNFYNAANVAPDQVKFLNYNGNEQIWNYLSAGKLDHSGFVAAPADVMNRIKQAPGSNTIKGFSPVAVGMAFNQSKKPYDNVHVRRGLAYLIDRDQVTKVASPEGGTPAVTTSGIHQKPAQEWIGAELAALEPYKHDLAKAEAEFKEAGLQKKDGKWTLADGSPWKVTMNAPSGFSDWISAQENIKSQLIEAGVDAEVVTVADYPVYLEELSAGKYDVGFWLMALGPAPYDIFQRLYGVSNGWSNVAGKVKHSAPGKSGNWMGGPEEIDVEGVGKVNPGELTAELNAASAEDAKPIMAKLARTANQDLPAIQLWDYVNTQFTNTARFTGWPEQDSDLLRLTAGVWIQLGMIKAKQ is encoded by the coding sequence ATGAAGCGACTGGCAGCGGTAGTGGCGTTGCTGGGCCTTGCCTCCGCGACTGCGGCGTGCAGCGGCGGTGGTACGACCAACACATCCGGCTCGGGCGGCGGTGGTGGCGGCGGGCTCTTCACCACGATCGACGTGACCAGGCCGGGCCTCGACGCATCGGGCCCCGCCAACCCCTGGGCCCCGAAGGGCAACTCCTTCCAGGGCTACAACGCGATGAAGCTGGGCTGGGTCAAGAACCACCTGACCGACCCCAACCAGTTCTACCCGGGTATCGCGGCCAAATGGGAGATCGCGCCCGACAACTCCTCGATCACCATCCACCTGCAGCCGAACGGCAAGTGGTCCGACGGCAAGCCCGTCGTCGCCGAGGACGTGCGCACCTCCATCGGCCTGGCCTACACCACCGGCAGCACCGCGTTCGCGATCACGCCGGGCGCCGCGGGCGCGGCGGCCGAGGTCACCGTCGTGGACGACAAGACGGTCAAGGTCACCCAGGACATGTCCAACCCGAGCATGAAGTTCGCCCGGGGCGTCATGGACACCTGGGTCGTGCCGGCGCACGTCTGGGGCAGCATCCTGCCCGCCAACTTCTGGGACACGCTCAAGACCTCCCGGGGCGACGGCGCCGACGCCGAGAAGGCCCGCGAGGAGATCCTCGCCCTGGGCCAGAAGGTGCTGGCCTTCGCGCCGCCCAAGGACGTCTCCGCCGGCCCGTTCGTGCTGGAGCGGGTCAACCCGGGCGAGGCGCTGCTGCTGAAGAACAAGAACTTCTACAACGCCGCGAACGTGGCGCCCGACCAGGTCAAGTTCCTCAACTACAACGGCAACGAGCAGATCTGGAACTACCTGAGCGCCGGCAAGCTCGACCACTCCGGCTTCGTGGCCGCGCCGGCCGACGTGATGAACCGGATCAAGCAGGCGCCCGGCTCCAACACCATCAAGGGCTTCTCGCCGGTCGCCGTCGGCATGGCGTTCAACCAGTCCAAGAAGCCGTACGACAACGTGCACGTGCGCCGCGGCCTGGCCTACCTCATCGACCGCGACCAGGTCACCAAGGTCGCCTCGCCCGAGGGCGGCACGCCGGCCGTGACGACCTCCGGCATCCACCAGAAGCCCGCGCAGGAGTGGATCGGCGCCGAGCTGGCCGCCCTGGAGCCGTACAAGCACGACCTGGCCAAGGCGGAGGCGGAGTTCAAGGAGGCCGGCCTGCAGAAGAAGGACGGCAAGTGGACGCTGGCCGACGGCTCGCCGTGGAAGGTCACGATGAACGCGCCGTCCGGCTTCTCCGACTGGATCTCCGCGCAGGAGAACATCAAGAGCCAGCTCATCGAGGCCGGCGTGGACGCCGAGGTCGTCACCGTCGCCGACTACCCCGTCTACCTGGAGGAGCTCTCGGCCGGCAAGTACGACGTCGGCTTCTGGCTGATGGCGCTCGGCCCCGCGCCGTACGACATCTTCCAGCGCCTCTACGGCGTCTCCAACGGCTGGTCCAACGTCGCGGGCAAGGTCAAGCACAGCGCCCCCGGCAAGAGCGGCAACTGGATGGGCGGCCCCGAGGAGATCGACGTCGAGGGCGTCGGCAAGGTCAACCCCGGTGAGCTGACCGCCGAGCTGAACGCCGCCTCCGCCGAGGACGCCAAGCCCATCATGGCGAAGCTCGCCAGGACCGCCAACCAGGATCTGCCCGCCATCCAGCTCTGGGACTACGTGAACACGCAGTTCACCAACACCGCCCGCTTCACCGGCTGGCCCGAGCAGGACAGCGACCTGCTGCGCCTGACGGCCGGAGTCTGGATCCAGCTCGGCATGATCAAGGCCAAGCAGTAG
- a CDS encoding GNAT family N-acetyltransferase, protein MPFVKAADLAEAARIAEAALTLDTGEAAALVGHLSRPPEGRRWTALAVDGGVVMASMSDKDPGVGHLDLLAVHPDARGEGRGRTLVRAAEEWLGEQGARQARFAGNPPCYAWPGIDVRYTAAACLAESLGYERYHVAWNMTADLSADLPVAEELARLEKAGVTVHAAGADRERVAAFIQEHWNERWAWEAVTGAGLHYAERDGEILGFAAWGARPAWFGPMGTAPDARGLGLGRVLLRRCLAEQRAAGQDSAQIGWVGPLRFYSRAVGARAERVFWLYRRDLA, encoded by the coding sequence ATGCCCTTCGTCAAGGCGGCGGACCTCGCCGAGGCCGCCCGGATCGCCGAGGCCGCGCTGACCCTGGACACCGGGGAGGCTGCCGCCCTGGTCGGGCACCTCTCGCGGCCACCGGAGGGCAGGCGGTGGACGGCGCTGGCCGTGGACGGCGGCGTGGTGATGGCCTCGATGTCGGACAAGGATCCGGGCGTCGGGCACCTCGACCTGCTGGCCGTGCACCCGGACGCCAGGGGCGAGGGGCGCGGCAGGACGCTGGTGCGCGCGGCCGAGGAGTGGCTCGGCGAGCAGGGGGCGCGCCAGGCCCGCTTCGCCGGGAACCCGCCGTGCTACGCCTGGCCGGGCATCGACGTGCGCTACACCGCGGCCGCCTGCCTGGCCGAGAGCCTCGGCTACGAGCGCTACCACGTGGCCTGGAACATGACGGCCGACCTGTCCGCGGACCTGCCGGTGGCGGAGGAGCTGGCACGGCTGGAGAAGGCGGGCGTCACCGTGCACGCCGCCGGCGCCGATCGGGAGCGGGTGGCCGCGTTCATCCAGGAGCACTGGAACGAGCGGTGGGCCTGGGAGGCGGTCACCGGGGCCGGGCTGCACTACGCCGAGCGCGACGGCGAGATCCTGGGCTTCGCCGCCTGGGGCGCGCGGCCCGCCTGGTTCGGCCCGATGGGCACCGCCCCTGACGCGCGCGGGCTCGGCCTGGGCCGGGTGCTGCTCCGCCGGTGCCTGGCGGAGCAGCGGGCCGCCGGTCAGGACAGTGCCCAGATCGGATGGGTGGGGCCGTTGCGGTTCTACTCGCGCGCGGTGGGCGCGCGGGCGGAGCGCGTCTTCTGGCTCTACCGGCGCGATCTGGCGTGA